The following proteins come from a genomic window of Candidatus Bipolaricaulis sibiricus:
- a CDS encoding Peptide deformylase, translating to MVPGSPEACAAAAALRDAFGRIEALGLAANQIGLPVRAILVRLGGEERVLFNPEIVGRGQEIDVSWEGCLSLPGVEAEVPRAKEVVVRAADEAGQQVELHLSELEARLLQHEVDHLDGELYVDLLPTDERRRVLAEFRAIQESRKEKVSSLP from the coding sequence GTGGTCCCCGGGAGCCCCGAGGCCTGCGCGGCAGCGGCGGCGCTGCGCGACGCATTCGGTCGGATCGAGGCGTTGGGCCTCGCCGCGAACCAGATCGGGCTTCCCGTGCGGGCGATCCTCGTGCGCCTGGGCGGCGAGGAGCGGGTGTTGTTCAACCCCGAGATCGTGGGCCGGGGTCAGGAGATCGACGTGAGCTGGGAGGGGTGCCTGTCCCTCCCCGGGGTGGAGGCGGAGGTACCGCGGGCCAAGGAGGTGGTCGTGCGGGCCGCCGACGAGGCCGGGCAACAGGTCGAGTTGCACCTGTCCGAGCTCGAGGCGCGGCTTCTCCAGCACGAGGTGGACCACCTCGACGGCGAGCTGTACGTGGACCTCCTCCCCACGGACGAGCGGCGACGGGTGCTCGCCGAGTTCCGCGCTATCCAGGAGTCGCGCAAGGAGAAGGTGTCTTCGCTCCCGTAG
- a CDS encoding ATP-dependent DNA helicase RecG, which translates to MPTTGPEAPRRTLLDKVLALEREKAFADTAVLGGLEKFVAQHVPEAARLVAGYAALDRASRESAVGALERWLRDPTVREPLWKVPVTRLAGVGKKRAELLSRLGIRSVEDLLTFFPRRLEDRSQLRSIAHVRDGEVALVRGTVRAKSRVKVRRGLELVKVALDDGTGFLFAIWFNQPWLWDQVTEGHPYVLYGKAQLRYGELQIENPVWEPEGANIQTGRWVPIYPATEGLTQPALQNLVHQALHRFRNQVEDAIPRTVRDRLGIPPRQTAIARIHAPADPDDFERARRALAFEELFLLQLGIARRRTPASASSRALDPDREALRRFKTSLPFTLTPSQEQALQAIERDLRSPQPMLRLLQGDVGSGKTVVAAGACVMAISAGAQAAVMAPTEILAEQHYLVLQDLVRDLPVRVGYLSGSLGRKERRALLAAIADGSVHLVVGTHALIQEDVAFADLALAVVDEQHRFGVVQRAALEAKGEGANILVMSATPIPRTVVLTVYGEFEVSVLEEMPSSRGAVRTVWLSESRRDEVYRDVERLLAQGEKGYVVFPVIEESAERDLRAATAGFEELRARFPEHGVALLHGQMGSEEKRAAMGAFRDGRVRVLVATTVVEVGLDVPDASFLVIEHADRFGLAQLHQLRGRIGRKGQPAVCYAIGDPTTDDARDRLSAFRDLTDGFKIAEADLRIRGPGDLLGTEQSGFVSQLRAADLGRDLALLERARAEAARLVEEGIPAELEQEVERRFGEALSLLGV; encoded by the coding sequence ATGCCTACAACGGGACCGGAGGCCCCACGCCGCACGCTTCTCGACAAGGTGCTCGCCCTGGAGAGGGAGAAGGCGTTTGCCGACACGGCTGTCCTCGGGGGGCTCGAGAAGTTCGTGGCCCAGCACGTTCCGGAAGCAGCGCGCCTCGTGGCGGGGTACGCCGCGCTCGACCGGGCGTCCCGCGAGAGCGCGGTGGGGGCACTCGAGCGCTGGCTGAGGGACCCGACCGTCCGCGAGCCCCTCTGGAAAGTCCCCGTCACGCGCCTTGCGGGGGTGGGGAAGAAGCGCGCCGAGCTCCTCTCTCGGCTGGGGATTCGCAGTGTCGAGGACCTCCTCACGTTCTTCCCGCGCCGGCTGGAGGACCGGTCCCAGCTTCGATCGATCGCCCACGTCCGCGACGGCGAGGTCGCGCTCGTTCGCGGCACGGTGCGTGCCAAGTCCCGGGTCAAGGTGCGTCGAGGGCTCGAACTCGTCAAGGTCGCCCTCGACGATGGAACGGGGTTCCTGTTCGCGATCTGGTTCAACCAACCTTGGCTCTGGGATCAGGTCACCGAGGGTCACCCCTACGTCCTCTACGGCAAGGCGCAGCTCCGCTACGGGGAACTTCAGATCGAGAACCCGGTGTGGGAACCAGAAGGAGCGAACATCCAGACCGGTCGGTGGGTTCCGATCTACCCCGCCACCGAGGGCCTCACCCAGCCGGCGCTCCAGAACTTGGTCCACCAGGCCCTGCACCGGTTTCGGAATCAGGTCGAGGACGCGATCCCCCGGACGGTCCGCGATCGGCTGGGGATCCCCCCACGGCAGACCGCGATCGCCCGAATCCACGCCCCGGCAGACCCCGACGACTTCGAGCGGGCCCGCCGGGCCCTCGCGTTCGAGGAGCTGTTCCTTCTCCAGCTCGGGATTGCGCGCCGACGGACCCCCGCGTCCGCGTCCAGTCGGGCCCTCGACCCGGATCGGGAGGCGCTTCGCCGGTTCAAAACGTCGCTCCCGTTCACGCTCACCCCGTCCCAGGAGCAGGCCCTCCAGGCGATCGAGCGCGACCTCCGCTCCCCCCAGCCGATGCTCCGCCTCCTCCAAGGCGACGTCGGGTCGGGGAAGACCGTGGTCGCCGCCGGAGCGTGCGTGATGGCCATCTCCGCCGGAGCGCAGGCCGCAGTGATGGCCCCGACCGAGATCCTCGCCGAGCAGCACTACCTTGTCCTGCAGGACCTCGTACGGGACCTGCCGGTGCGGGTGGGCTACCTCTCGGGGAGTCTCGGGCGCAAGGAGCGTCGGGCTCTCCTCGCCGCGATCGCGGATGGGTCCGTCCACCTCGTGGTGGGGACCCACGCCTTGATCCAGGAGGATGTGGCGTTCGCGGACCTCGCCCTGGCGGTCGTCGACGAGCAGCACCGGTTCGGGGTCGTCCAGCGGGCAGCCCTCGAGGCGAAGGGGGAGGGCGCGAACATCCTCGTTATGTCCGCGACGCCCATCCCCCGCACCGTCGTCCTCACCGTGTACGGCGAGTTCGAGGTGTCGGTGCTCGAGGAGATGCCCAGCTCCCGGGGAGCGGTGCGAACGGTGTGGCTCTCCGAGTCGCGGCGGGATGAGGTCTACCGCGACGTCGAGCGCCTGCTCGCCCAGGGGGAGAAGGGCTACGTCGTGTTTCCCGTGATCGAGGAGTCCGCGGAGCGCGACCTCCGGGCGGCCACCGCCGGGTTCGAGGAGCTTCGCGCGCGGTTTCCCGAACATGGGGTGGCCCTTCTCCACGGCCAGATGGGGTCCGAGGAGAAGCGGGCGGCGATGGGCGCGTTCCGCGACGGCCGGGTCAGGGTCCTCGTGGCAACAACCGTCGTCGAGGTCGGCCTCGACGTGCCCGACGCGTCGTTCCTCGTGATCGAGCACGCGGACCGGTTCGGGCTTGCCCAGCTTCACCAGCTGCGGGGCCGCATCGGGCGCAAGGGCCAGCCTGCGGTGTGCTACGCGATCGGCGACCCGACGACCGACGACGCACGGGACCGGCTGAGCGCGTTCCGCGACCTCACGGATGGGTTCAAGATCGCCGAGGCCGACCTCCGCATCCGAGGCCCTGGCGACCTCCTGGGCACGGAGCAGTCGGGGTTCGTCTCCCAGCTGCGGGCCGCAGACCTCGGGCGCGACCTCGCGCTTCTCGAGCGGGCACGCGCGGAGGCGGCCCGGCTGGTGGAGGAGGGGATCCCCGCGGAGCTGGAGCAGGAGGTCGAGCGCCGGTTCGGGGAGGCCCTGTCCCTCCTCGGGGTGTGA
- a CDS encoding Methionyl-tRNA formyltransferase: MRVAFAGTGGFGVPALRRLAQTYGVLLVITQPDRPAGRGLKLTPPPAKEVAHELGVPILQPRTINAPAVLDQLRALQPDFLVVAAFGQFLREPVLTLPKHGCVNIHASLLPRYRGAAPVAWAIIRGERETGVTTFVLDEGMDTGPLLLQRAVPIGPDETAGELEARLAQVGAELIVETLEGIANGEVVPRPQPEEGTLAPKLHKEDGRIRWEGEARRIHDLVRGTNPWPGAHTTLRDRLVKVHRTRIATEEPIDLPAGAILPRRDRLLVATGLGVLEIIELQPAGCRSISGPEFVRGYCRTPGERFG; this comes from the coding sequence TTGCGCGTTGCGTTCGCAGGCACGGGCGGGTTTGGGGTTCCCGCGCTGCGGCGCCTGGCTCAGACGTACGGGGTCCTCCTCGTGATCACCCAGCCCGATCGGCCGGCCGGGCGGGGGCTCAAACTGACCCCCCCACCCGCCAAGGAAGTGGCTCACGAGTTGGGGGTCCCGATCCTCCAGCCGCGCACGATCAATGCCCCTGCAGTGCTCGACCAACTCCGGGCCCTCCAGCCCGACTTCCTCGTCGTGGCCGCGTTCGGGCAGTTCCTGCGGGAGCCCGTTCTCACTCTTCCCAAGCACGGGTGCGTGAACATCCACGCCTCCCTTCTCCCCCGCTATCGCGGGGCGGCGCCGGTGGCGTGGGCGATCATCCGCGGAGAGAGAGAGACCGGCGTCACCACGTTCGTCCTCGACGAGGGGATGGACACCGGGCCCCTGCTGCTGCAGCGGGCGGTCCCCATCGGGCCCGACGAGACGGCAGGCGAGCTGGAGGCTCGCCTCGCCCAGGTGGGAGCAGAGCTGATTGTGGAGACCCTGGAGGGGATCGCGAACGGAGAGGTCGTACCCAGGCCCCAGCCGGAGGAGGGGACGCTCGCCCCGAAGCTGCACAAGGAGGATGGGCGGATCCGCTGGGAGGGAGAGGCGCGGCGGATCCACGATCTCGTGCGGGGCACCAACCCGTGGCCCGGGGCCCACACCACGCTCCGGGATAGGCTCGTCAAAGTGCACCGGACCCGGATCGCAACCGAGGAGCCGATCGATCTCCCCGCGGGGGCGATCCTCCCCCGGCGGGACCGGCTCCTCGTCGCCACGGGGTTGGGCGTCCTGGAGATCATCGAGCTGCAACCAGCGGGGTGTCGCTCCATCTCCGGCCCGGAGTTCGTCCGTGGCTACTGCCGGACCCCCGGTGAGCGGTTCGGTTGA
- a CDS encoding Queuine tRNA-ribosyltransferase — protein MTSFQILARASGSAARLGELVTPHGTIQTPAFVAVATRGTVKALGVDDLLGLGAEVLIANTYHLALRPGAEAVASLGGLHGFTGWRGPWFTDSGGFQVFSLGAGKVHGVGKIASMFPGERTAKPTGTSLVALTEDGAHFRSVVDGSPVFFSPEEVVRLQRLLGADVILPLDECTSPFHDRPYTESAMERTHRWAERALVAFEGTRGLGSNPGQALWGIVQGGAFDDLRRRSARTIAGMGFPGFAIGGSLGRSKDDMLRVIEWTVAELPEDRPRHLLGIGGVEDILAAVERGVDTFDCAAPTRLARNGVLLTFAEDGFRIAIRNARFARDESPVEEGCDCPTCRQYSRAFLRHLLQTGELSYHRLATLHNVRFMVRLMDRVRTALGAGEAVSDILSAPFTNPPAR, from the coding sequence ATGACCTCGTTCCAGATCCTCGCCCGCGCGTCAGGCTCCGCAGCCCGCCTGGGCGAACTCGTGACCCCCCACGGGACGATCCAAACCCCGGCGTTCGTCGCCGTGGCCACCCGGGGCACGGTGAAGGCCCTCGGCGTCGACGACCTCCTCGGGTTGGGGGCCGAGGTCCTCATCGCGAACACCTACCACCTCGCCCTCCGGCCAGGGGCAGAGGCGGTCGCCTCGCTGGGGGGGCTCCACGGGTTCACGGGATGGCGTGGGCCGTGGTTCACCGACTCCGGCGGGTTCCAGGTGTTCAGCCTCGGGGCGGGGAAGGTCCACGGCGTGGGCAAGATCGCGTCCATGTTCCCGGGCGAGCGAACCGCGAAGCCCACCGGGACCTCCCTCGTTGCCCTCACCGAGGACGGGGCGCACTTCCGGTCCGTGGTCGACGGTTCGCCCGTGTTCTTCTCCCCCGAGGAGGTGGTGCGGCTGCAGCGACTCCTCGGGGCCGACGTGATCCTCCCGCTCGACGAGTGCACGTCACCGTTTCACGACCGTCCGTACACAGAGTCGGCCATGGAGCGCACCCACCGCTGGGCCGAGCGGGCCCTTGTTGCGTTCGAAGGGACGCGCGGGCTGGGCTCCAACCCCGGGCAGGCCCTGTGGGGGATCGTCCAGGGCGGGGCGTTCGACGACCTGCGACGGCGGTCGGCCCGGACGATTGCGGGGATGGGGTTCCCCGGGTTCGCGATCGGGGGGTCGCTCGGCCGATCGAAGGACGACATGCTGCGGGTGATCGAGTGGACGGTGGCTGAGCTCCCCGAGGACCGACCCCGGCACCTCCTTGGGATCGGAGGGGTGGAGGACATCCTCGCCGCTGTGGAGCGGGGGGTCGACACGTTCGACTGCGCCGCCCCGACGCGGCTTGCCCGGAACGGGGTCCTCCTCACGTTCGCCGAGGACGGGTTCCGGATCGCAATCCGCAACGCCCGGTTCGCCCGTGACGAGAGTCCGGTGGAAGAGGGCTGCGACTGCCCGACGTGCCGCCAGTACTCGCGGGCGTTTCTCCGCCATCTTCTCCAGACGGGCGAGCTCTCGTACCACCGGCTGGCCACGCTCCACAATGTCCGGTTCATGGTCCGGCTCATGGACCGGGTGCGGACGGCGCTGGGGGCGGGTGAGGCCGTTTCCGACATCCTCTCCGCTCCCTTTACCAATCCCCCGGCTCGGTGA